The Coffea arabica cultivar ET-39 chromosome 3c, Coffea Arabica ET-39 HiFi, whole genome shotgun sequence genome contains a region encoding:
- the LOC113734157 gene encoding homocysteine S-methyltransferase 2-like isoform X2: MVESSAAITDLLRQCGGYAVIDGGLATELERHGADLNDPLWSAKCLVTSPHLIRRVHLDYLEAGANIVISASYQATLQGFVAKGISREEGEALLRKSVEIAREARDIYCDRASKGSWDVIGDPKALKRPLLVAASVGSYGAYLADGSEYSGIYGDAVTLETLKDFHRRRVQVLADSGADLIAFETIPNKLEAMAYAEILEEENIKIPAWFSFNSKDGINVVCGDPISDCAAIADSCDRVVAVGINCTAPRYIDGLVRSIKKVTTKPILIYPNSGETYDPDRKEWVPTTGVAEGDFVSYVGKWRDSGASLIGGCCRTTPNTIRAISKSLSSQQDSLNFVAP, encoded by the exons ATGGTTGAATCATCAGCAGCAATAACTGATTTGCTCCGCCAGTGTGGTGGTTATGCAGTCATAGATGGTGGTCTTGCTACAGAACTTGAACGTCATGGTGCTGACCTCAATGATCCTCTATGGAGTGCCAAATGTCTCGTGACTTCCCCTCACCTCATCAGAAGA GTACACCTTGATTACCTTGAAGCTGGTGCTAATATCGTAATATCTGCATCATATCAG GCTACTCTTCAGGGATTTGTAGCTAAGGGGATATCAAGAGAAGAAGGTGAAGCTTTACTGAGGAAAAGTGTTGAAATAGCACGCGAGGCACGGGATATATATTGTGATAGAGCCAGCAAAGGTTCTTGGGATGTTATTGGTGATCCAAAAGCTTTAAAACGTCCACTCCTTGTTGCTGCTTCTGTTGGAAGCTATGGAGCTTATCTTGCTGATGGCTCTGAGTATAG TGGCATATATGGGGATGCGGTGACTCTGGAGACTTTGAAAGATTTCCATAGAAGAAGAGTTCAGGTTCTTGCTGACTCTGGTGCTGATCTGATTGCATTTGAGACAATTCCAAACAAATTGGAAGCTATG GCCTATGCTGAGATTCTCGAGGAAGAGAACATAAAAATTCCGGCCTGGTTTTCTTTCAATTCTAAGGATGGGATCAATGTAGTTTGTGGGGATCCTATATCAGATTGTGCTGCAATTGCTGATTCATGTGATCGAGTTGTTGCTGTTGGAATCAACTGCACTGCTCCTAGATATATTGATGGACTTGTCCGATCAATCAAGAAG GTCACTACTAAACCGATCCTGATATATCCGAACAGTGGTGAAACTTATGATCCTGACAGAAAGGAATGGGTG CCTACAACAGGGGTTGCAGAAGGAGATTTTGTATCCTACGTTGGGAAATGGCGCGACTCGGGGGCCTCTCTCATCGGAGGTTGTTGCAGGACCACTCCGAACACCATCAGAGCAATCTCTAAATCTCTATCTAGCCAACAAGACTCCTTAAATTTTGTAGCGCCCTGA
- the LOC113734157 gene encoding homocysteine S-methyltransferase 2-like isoform X1, whose protein sequence is MVESSAAITDLLRQCGGYAVIDGGLATELERHGADLNDPLWSAKCLVTSPHLIRRVHLDYLEAGANIVISASYQATLQGFVAKGISREEGEALLRKSVEIAREARDIYCDRASKGSWDVIGDPKALKRPLLVAASVGSYGAYLADGSEYSGIYGDAVTLETLKDFHRRRVQVLADSGADLIAFETIPNKLEAMAYAEILEEENIKIPAWFSFNSKDGINVVCGDPISDCAAIADSCDRVVAVGINCTAPRYIDGLVRSIKKVTTKPILIYPNSGETYDPDRKEWVVSSLVCRRALSCFLDSLQQGLQKEILYPTLGNGATRGPLSSEVVAGPLRTPSEQSLNLYLANKTP, encoded by the exons ATGGTTGAATCATCAGCAGCAATAACTGATTTGCTCCGCCAGTGTGGTGGTTATGCAGTCATAGATGGTGGTCTTGCTACAGAACTTGAACGTCATGGTGCTGACCTCAATGATCCTCTATGGAGTGCCAAATGTCTCGTGACTTCCCCTCACCTCATCAGAAGA GTACACCTTGATTACCTTGAAGCTGGTGCTAATATCGTAATATCTGCATCATATCAG GCTACTCTTCAGGGATTTGTAGCTAAGGGGATATCAAGAGAAGAAGGTGAAGCTTTACTGAGGAAAAGTGTTGAAATAGCACGCGAGGCACGGGATATATATTGTGATAGAGCCAGCAAAGGTTCTTGGGATGTTATTGGTGATCCAAAAGCTTTAAAACGTCCACTCCTTGTTGCTGCTTCTGTTGGAAGCTATGGAGCTTATCTTGCTGATGGCTCTGAGTATAG TGGCATATATGGGGATGCGGTGACTCTGGAGACTTTGAAAGATTTCCATAGAAGAAGAGTTCAGGTTCTTGCTGACTCTGGTGCTGATCTGATTGCATTTGAGACAATTCCAAACAAATTGGAAGCTATG GCCTATGCTGAGATTCTCGAGGAAGAGAACATAAAAATTCCGGCCTGGTTTTCTTTCAATTCTAAGGATGGGATCAATGTAGTTTGTGGGGATCCTATATCAGATTGTGCTGCAATTGCTGATTCATGTGATCGAGTTGTTGCTGTTGGAATCAACTGCACTGCTCCTAGATATATTGATGGACTTGTCCGATCAATCAAGAAG GTCACTACTAAACCGATCCTGATATATCCGAACAGTGGTGAAACTTATGATCCTGACAGAAAGGAATGGGTGGTGAGTAGCTTGGTCTGTAGAAGAGCTCTTTCATGTTTTCTCGATAG CCTACAACAGGGGTTGCAGAAGGAGATTTTGTATCCTACGTTGGGAAATGGCGCGACTCGGGGGCCTCTCTCATCGGAGGTTGTTGCAGGACCACTCCGAACACCATCAGAGCAATCTCTAAATCTCTATCTAGCCAACAAGACTCCTTAA